ATTAGACGACAAAAATGCCAATCCGAAGAAACGTTTCACGCGCAAATACACCACCGCGTCGTTGTTCTTCTCGTCTCCTAAACGTTTCACATCGCGACGAATGacgaagaatttttttttttaattcgacaATAAATCCTCCAATTTTGTAGCAACTCCGTTATCATCGTTGTAGTTTCTTTGCAATTCACCGAGAATCTGATCGACAAATTTCTCTTCGAGAAACGACGACGATGAGGTCGTCGTTGGTTCGTTCGTGGAAACAGTAACGTTCCTCTTCGTCGTCGATGATTCCGGAAATTGATACAACGATGATGGCGGTGGTGATGACGGTTGATGAGTCTTTGGAATGGATGCTTTTGACGTTCGACGATAAACGCCACTTCTGTCCGAAGCGGGTGTTCTTCTCTTCGTCGTCGAACCGTTACCGCTGCCGCGTTGTTGCTGTTGCTTCGTAGCAATCGTTTCGATAGACGATTGTTCCATCATCAACGTTGTTATACTCGGCATCGACGGCAATCGTATTGTTTTCGATCGTTGCTGTCGTGACTTCGACAAATCCGTCGTAATATTCTCCGTAACGACCGTGACGCGATCACCACCATCATCGGTGacggtcgtcgtcgtcgacgcgCGAAAACGATCTATCACTCGAGAGACACACGAGTAACACAACTTTATCGCCGTGTCGTCGAGGGAGATCAATTTGATTGGTTCGAGGATGATCGACGCGAATTTCTCGTCTGCAATATCGAGCCTATCGAGATAACAATCTCGAGCAGGTGCGTAGTCGTACCACAAATCTACGTGCGACAGCAAACTGTTCGCGTTAACGTGTCTTTCGAAGACGAACCAAGACGGCAAATGATATCGTTTTTTCAATCGATCGTACAAATAATATCGCAAACGATCGATGTTTTTATTGTCGAGATAAGTCAAAAATTTCAACGCGTTTTCAGCGTTGGATGACAACGGTGATCGATCCACCGTCTCGATCGACGACGAGAAGAGACAATCGACAATTTTGTCGTTGGCTCTGCGATGCGCATTGTCATTGATTCCATCGTTGAGTCCGCGATGCGCATTGTCGTCGATCGTCGTCATTGTCGACGCTCCGTCTTCGTGTCGTcgttcctctttctctttgtcgTCGTTCCACTTTCTCTTTCGAAACGGAGTTCGATCGTCCACGACCACGGGAAGACCGTTCATGTCGATGATTTTTTTGATCCGATTGAAGGTATAAATAGGAGGTTTGAGACGGAGAAAAATCGCATTTCAAAATTCTCAGTGTAGTGGACAACACGCGTCGTGTTTCTTCGTATCGTGAATTCGGGCGAGATTATCTTGAGTACGCGAAAATGGTtgagaatttaagaaaaaccgTCGAGACATGCTTACTATTGTCACGCGCTTTGTGCGGACTCGATGTGAGCAGATATTTATCGTTGTTATCAAAcaacgatgaaaaaaattttgaagtgtTTGCAAAATTTGCGGTGGTGTGTCCTAGTGCAGTGCTATTTCGCTTGGGGCATTTTGTCTCCTATCAGAGACTTGTAATCTACGCGGGTGAAATTATCGAAATGAGAAGTATTTTCGGTGATGGAGAAGTGGAGGATGCGGGTGGGCATATagcttttctattatttcattttcatcgatcgatttcAGAAGCGAGTGAAAACGGTGAGtttatattccaatttttattatatatatatatgtatatataattttcaaaaattaaaagtaaaattttttagaagtaGAACATCGGAACGCATCGTCTCGCAGGATCGCGGGGGTGAGAGGAGTGCAACGTATTGCACGCCCTGAAGAGTATACTCCTCCTCACGGAATAAGGCGACGGGCTGATACTTCACCCAAAGCCGAACCCTCACGTGAGTCTTAGCACAcattcttttatgaaaaataagcatttcatattggtaaatttttttaaaataatgaaataataaatgtttttacggcGTGCACGTATCGAGCTCACACCTGAGCCACCTCTCGTTAACTTGGATAGCGAgagcgaggaagaagaagtTGGAACTCACGAAGTGAGTTCATTTGACGAGAAAGAGATTTTTTCACCAGGtgagtaatgagaaatttatcgcagtaagaaaatggataaaaattttttatccgcTAAAAAACAATGGTGAATTTTTTAGAGTTTAACCAAGAAggtgaaaatacaataataatagaagattcggaggaggaggaggaggatgatgatgatgatgatgaggtACAAGAGGAAGATACGGGGGAGGAGCTGAGTGGAACGGAAGAACAGAATCTAGAGGAACTTTTGAGGGAAAGaggtaaatacaattatacatttttgcataGATAACGCTTTCATACTCGAATACCTTTATTCTAACCAGACGAAATTTTTAGGAATTATTTTCCCGGAAATTTCTTACTCGCCGGAATATTAGTGATCAATGATCAACACGATCAACGGTGAACAAGAAAGGGAATAATCCTGTATAGAGGTGagagaatttaatatgaaatgtattactatttttaattttaacaacgcgtaaaattcgagtatggaagtgtaaaaacaataattttaaagataaactaattcatttgttttcgatttttccagTTCAGCTTGGtggaggagggggaggaaTGGAAGAAAActcgcagcagcagcagcagtcggCGGAAAATCAAGCCGAAGAAACCGACGACAACGAGATAGGAGTTCGTGGAGAGGGGAGACTGGAGAGAGAAGAAGATGAGGAAGCGCTGTTTCCGGAGAATCAGGTTGGTGCGCCGGAACAGATCGTGAATCATAACggggataattttaattatttagatttaataagGGAAAACGTGCGTGAGTTTAGAAATTTCGGTGTAGTAGGGAGAGAGGCTGGTTTTCGCCTTCAATCATTACCAGAGAGGGAGGAGGTTTACGCGTGGTTAGAAAACGTGTTTCGCGAGCTTCACGCGTACGCGGTACTTTCCTGTGTTCCCGGTGATTACATCAGACTTAGTTTCGATTCCCCGAATCTTTCACACGGGCCCGCGGGTATTTCGTTCCGACCATCTCGTGATTTGACTCACGAGAATATCTGGAACCTCGTGAGTTCGTTAGCTCAAAGCTCCGGGGGCTTGAACGTAGCGCAAGAATTCGATATCCACGTTTACCGTGTCACTCCTCCTACGGGTCGTGCGGGTAATGCGCTTGATATCGCTGGTAAACGCTTGATTTTACCGATATCCAACTCGGATAACTTATGTTTTCCTCGCGCACTCGTAACGGCGCAAATTTACAATGAACGTGGTAATTTACGTACGGGTAGTCTACAAGAAAGATGGAACGCCGTGAGATACAGCGATATCGAGCAACAAAGTAAGTGctgagtaataatgtaataatagcataattaattgacatcatgtaattaattgacattatgtaagttaacatgttgttcggtgaggcagcgccaagtttttttgtattatggAGCATTATGGAGAGGGCAAATCCAGCAACGTGATTGGTGAAAACCTTATGGACGCACTTATGGCTATGTTATGGAAACTGTGTGTGATAGCCTTGAGGGCCTATACACATTACACACGCATTGTCgccattttgttgtagggTGTCATGGCCAAAACCGGAAATCCTGCCAGCCTCAGCTCTTTTGAcgaagttagcgatctagtactagtatagacatctgtggTTCTATACTATCTTTCGAATCTATGTTCAATTGTTTCATGTTGGATTAGGAAAAGTGTTTGATTAATTATGCTGTGATTTGCTAGTCGCTACAAATTAGAGCtacatgtttctttttttaatggaGTGAGAAAAGAACGCTTTGACTCGTTTGTAAGTAACTATAACTGTAAACGTGTATTTCTGCTGCACGGTTAAAAAtgttcattaaatatatttgaagcGAGAATGTATTGAATCATTACAAGTATCATAGATTTTTATTGACTAAACTCAAAGGTGAGCAAATTTTAAGAGACATAATGGCTGCTGCttgcttattaaatataaatgagttCATATAATGAGTAGTAGTTCATCTGAATTAGAACTAGTGGTTGTCTAGTAATTGcttatgtttaatttattattgttagtgTGATTGCCAGACAGTTTTTAAACAGCAtagcacatttaaaaaatatctacagcttatatctgtataatattttaatgatgagGATAACACTTTACAAGATTGTGTTATGAATCatctatatttatgtattttggacATTTTTGctgtttaaataatgtacaatgattttatttcaagcattttatagatatagaagatgaaaataagtttatctaatgaaaatagtttttctaTGTATGCATTTTGAGTATTTGGGTTTTATATTGGTTTTCTTACGCGTAACAACCACACATGATCTtgcttatatatatcttacttTATACCAAATGTATATTCATTGTATATCTAATgaaattctaattatatttcattttataacataGGTTCTCTATATTCATTGATTGTATCAGTGACTTGCTTTGAGCAAAAGAGA
This window of the Linepithema humile isolate Giens D197 chromosome 1, Lhum_UNIL_v1.0, whole genome shotgun sequence genome carries:
- the LOC105672790 gene encoding uncharacterized protein, whose product is MNGLPVVVDDRTPFRKRKWNDDKEKEERRHEDGASTMTTIDDNAHRGLNDGINDNAHRRANDKIVDCLFSSSIETVDRSPLSSNAENALKFLTYLDNKNIDRLRYYLYDRLKKRYHLPSWFVFERHVNANSLLSHVDLWYDYAPARDCYLDRLDIADEKFASIILEPIKLISLDDTAIKLCYSCVSRVIDRFRASTTTTVTDDGGDRVTVVTENITTDLSKSRQQRSKTIRLPSMPSITTLMMEQSSIETIATKQQQQRGSGNGSTTKRRTPASDRSGVYRRTSKASIPKTHQPSSPPPSSLYQFPESSTTKRNVTVSTNEPTTTSSSSFLEEKFVDQILGELQRNYNDDNGVATKLEDLLSN